Part of the Polyangiaceae bacterium genome, GTTGGGGTTCGAGCCCAGGAACTTCTCGAGGGCGTCGGAGAGCCCGTCCTTGTCCGTGTCCACGACTCCAGTGTCGTCGGCGCCCTGCCCGGAGGTCGGATCGGTCTCGCCCGTGTCTACCGCACCGTTCAGGTTGGCGTCCTCGGAGCCGTCTGAGGCGCCGCCGCCGTCGGTGTCCTTCTTCAGCGGATCGGTCTTGGTCGCGCCGCTGTCCGCGTCGGCGATGCAGTGGCCTTTGGTGGCGTCCGTTCCGGTCGCCGCGCATCCGAGCCCGAGCTCGGTGCCGTCGTAGAGGCCGTCGTCGTCGCTGTCGGGATCGAGGGCGTTGATCAGCCCGTCGCCGTCGGTGTCCTTGTTCCAGTCGGGCTCCTGGCCATCCGGCACGCCGTCGTCGTCGCTGTCGGCGTCGTTCGGGTCGGTGCCGGCGACGGTCTCCTCGAAGTCGCTCTTGCCATCGTTGTCCGTGTCGGTGTCGCCGACCGGGATGTCGGTGGTCTGCGGCCCCGGCGTGCCGGCGTTGCCGTCGGTCGGGGTGGTCGCGGGCGGAGCGCCCTGCTGGCCGCCGGCGGTGATGTTGGCCTGGTTGGCGATGGTGCCGGTGGCAGTCGGGCTGATCGTCACCTTGAACTTCACGGTGATGGACTCGCCCACCGCCATGGTGCCGCCGCTGGTCGCGTTGGCGCCGGTGCCGAGGCGCACGGTGATGGTGTTGGTGGTCGCGTTGTACTCGCCGGTGTCGTCGCCGGCCGCGTCCGTCTTGGCGCCCGCGCCCACCCCCGCGCTGACCTGGATCGAGCCGGGCACGTAGGTCACGCCCGCCGGCAGCTTGTCGGTGAGCACCGTGTTCACCGAGGTGTCGTTGCCGTTGTTGGTGGCGACGATGGTGTACTCGAACACGTCGCCGGGCAGCACCGTGCCGCCGTTCAAGTCCGTCACGGTCTTGTTGGAAGCGGCGAAATCCGGCTTGAACGTCGAGATCGAGGTGACGAAGCCGCCGAGCAGGTAGACGTCGCCGCTGCTGGTGGCCTGGATGTCGGCCGAGGTCTGGCCGGCGGTCACGCGGCTGGTGATGTCCACCACGTCGAGGTCGAAGCTCGACATGCTGCCCTGCGTGCCCGTGAGCTGCGGCAGGTCGCCGGCGACGGAGACCGGCGCGCCCAAAAGGGAGCGTGTGCCGTTGAAGAAGTTGTCGACGGGGTTCTGGGCGTTGGTCAGCCGATCGGCGTTGGTGAGCGGCGCCTTGCCGAACCGCAGCGAGTCGCCGGTCGAGTCGGGATCGCCCTCGAAGGTCATCACGCCGAGCTTCGCGTCGAAGCCCGCCGCGGGCACCAGGAAGCCGGAGAGCGTCGCCGACTGGGTCGTGGTGCCGGTGACGAGATCGAGGCCGTCGAACACGGCCAAGTTGCGCGGCGCCTCCGTTCCGAGCGAATAGAGCACCACCATGTACCAGCCCGCGAAGTTCACGTTCTGGTTCAGGTTGATGAACGACAAGCTGTCCACGCCCGACACGCGGTACCCGCCCGAGCCGTTCGTCTGCACGAGCTGGGTCACGTCGGCGACGGACTGGTAGTAGACCTGGCCACCGCCGGCGTCCGCGGTGTAGCTCTCCACGGCGTTGACGGTCGCGGTGAACCCGCCCTGGCGCTCCAGCGTCACGGAGGTGTCCGCCGTGGTGCCGGTGCGACGGGCTCCCCAGTACAGGAACGCGTGGGTGACCGTCGCTCCCGTCTTGAGGGCGAGCACGGCCGTGCTGCGCGCCTGCGCCATGGAGACGGTGTTGTTGGCCACCGCCTGCCCCGCCGCGGGGTCGTCCGCGCGCCAATACACGTCCGGCGCGGAGTCGGCGGTGTTGGTCCCGCAGGCTCCCACGGTCCCGACGACCGGGGCGGGAACGATCGCCCGGCAGTCGTGCCCGAGCGTGTTGCCCACCAGGACGAAATCGCCCTTCTGATCGACCTGGACGCGCAGCTTCGGCGCCGCGCCGGCGACTCCGCTCGCCGCCAGCACGGCGAGCCCTGCGAACGAGCTCAAGATGGTGAGTTTCTTCATTGGCTTGTTCTCCGTCACTTCTTCTTGACCTCGGGCGCGCCGGGCTCGCTCTTCTTGATGTGGAACTCGACGCGGCGGTTGTTCTGCCGCCCGGCGTCGGTGTCGTTGCTGTCGATGGGCTTCTCTTGACCGAATCCGGCGGAGGTGAGCCGCTTCTTGTCGATCCCCTTGTCGGTGAGCCACTTGACCACGCTGGCGGCGCGCCGCTTGCTCAGGTCCTTGTTGTAGCCCTTGCCGCCGCGGTTGTCGGTGTGGCCTTCGACGCTGACCAGGCTAATCTGCGGAAGATCCTGCAAGATCTTCAGCACCGCGTTCAGCACGCCGTCGCTCTCGGGCAGGATCTTGGCGCTGTTGGTCGCGAACTGGACTTGCTCCAGGATGCGGATCTGGTCCCCGCTGACCTGAGCCTTCGGGCAACCGTTCTTCTTGGGATCGGGATCGGCAGGGCCGGCCTCGGTCGGGCAGGCGTCGGCCGGATCGAGGATGCCGTCGCCGTCCGTGTCCTTCGGCGCCGGGCAGCCGTTCTTCGCCGGGTCGGCGCTCTGCACGCCCGGCTCGGTCGGACAAGCGTCCACGTCGTCGGTGATGCCGTCGCCGTCACTGTCCTTCGGCCCAGGGCAGCCGTGCTTCTTCGGATCGTCGCTCTTCACGCCCGGCGTGTCCGGGCAAGCGTCGTCGGCGTCCAGGATGCCGTCGCCATCGCGGTCGCCCGGCGCCGCCGCAGGCGGGCAGCCGTTGGTCTTGGGATCGTCCGTGCGCACGCCGGGGGTGTCCGGGCAGGCGTCGTCGCGATCGAGGATGCCGTCCTGGTCGCGATCCGACGGCGCGGCGGCCTTCTCCACCTCCGGGAACCACTCGATGCTGGCCAGCACGCGCACGGCCGGAGCGCCGACGCCGCGGGTCAGGCCCGGTCCCACCGCGGCGCCCACGCGCCAGTCCGGGGTCACGCGGTACTTGCCACCGAACACCACCTCGAGGGGCGTCGTGCGCTTCTTGAACGCGCCGTCGCCGCCGTCGCTGATCACCGTCGAGCCGAACACCTCCGGACCGATGATCAACTTCTTGTCGAGCGCGCGCACGCCGAGCGCGGCGGAGAAGGTCATCTCGCTGCCGAAGGCGTCCTCGCCCAGGTTGTCGCCCTTCGCGCGATAGTTGAAGCCGGTCTGGGCGGCGTAGGCCAGGGATCCGAGATCACCCGCCAGCATCAGCCGCGGCCGCAGGCGCAGCTTTCCGTCGCTCGCGAAGGCGTCCTCGTTGCCGACGGGGATGAAGCCCTGGACCCCGAAGGCCAGCGTCGCGGCGCCGCCGTATTCGCCAACCAGTCGCACGTCGGCGCTCAGCCGCGGGTCTCCGATGCTGGTGCTGTCGCTGGTCGAGAACGACGAGTTGCCGACGTTCAGCGACTCGCCCTTGGTGTAGGCCAGGAGGGGCAGGTTCGCGCCGAGCCGCAGGCGATCGAACAGGATGACCGCGCCACCGATGTGGACGAACAGCTGGTGCTCGACGACCGCCGCCTGCTCGTCGCCGCTGGCGTCGTAGAAGACCAGGGGCTTGTACGCATAATCCCCGACGACACCGAGGGCGAGGCGCCCGTTGCCGCGCAGATCGAGGGACTCGTTGGCGAACCAGTCGCTGCCGCGCTCCGACGGCTCGTAGCGGTCGAGGGCGAAGCCGCCTTCGGCGAGAGCGGCGGTCGGCGCGAGCAAGCAAAGAGCGGTGAGAGCGGTGAGTGTGGAACGTCGCATGGAGGTCACCCGTGAGTCGTGCCCAATAGCAACGGATGTGCCCGCACGAAAAGAGCCGGTGAAGCCGCGATCGGCGGCGCCGGGGTGTTGGCCGGAGTCGACAGTCGGGACGACGCCTGTCGCCTGCAGCCAACAGGCGCCGAGTTACCGGTAACCAATGTCCAGAGTTGTCACAGCAACGAGCTGTAATCACTGGCTTCTTGTGTGGCCCACGGTTTGCTGAAGGCCCTGTCTTTCGAAGGAGGTCTTTCCAATGAGGTTCAGCAATGTGTTGGCAGGAGCGCTCGCGCTCGGGACGGTACTTGGCGCGGCGGAGGCGGGCGCCAGCGCTCCGGTGGGCGTCTGGGTGAAGGTGAAGAAGGTCGTGCTCGAGCCGAACGCGACCGCGCCCACGAAGATCCAGATCCACGGCGCCGCCATGCTCTACGACAAGAGCACGAATACGACCTACCTGGGCTACAGCGAGCCGGCGTTCGGGTTCCTCTACTACGCCTGCCCGTCGGGTCAGGAGAAAACCTGCGTCAGCGAGTGGGCCGACGTGGAGAAGAACATCACCGCCACGGACGACGTGTGCATCGGGCTCGGCGACCAGACGCTGCCGACGGGCACGCTGCGCGCGCCGAACGCGACGCCCGTGAACCCCGACGACTACCCGATCTCGATGGGCGTGGTGGGCGGCTTCGCACCGTGTCAGGTGATCGAGAAGTTCCTGGGCAGCCAGCCCGACGGCGGCAGCGGCGGCGCGGGCGGCAGCGCGGGGGCGAGCTCCGGCGGTGCGGCGGGCAGCGCCGGCGCGGGTGGTGCTTCGAGCGGCGGCGCTTCCAGCGGCGGCGCTTCCAGCGGCGGAGCTTCCAGCGGCGGAGCTTCCAGCGGCGGAGCGACCGCGAGCGGCGGCGCTTCCAGCGGCGGCGCCACCGCGAGCGGGGGCAGCTCCGGCGGCGGTGACGACTCCGACGACGACGGCGGCTGCACGGTGTCCGGCGGCCGGTCAGCGCCGTTCGCCTGGCTGCTCGGCGCGCTGGGCGCAGCCCTGGCCTTTGCCCTGCGGCGGAGGAGCTGAGCCATGGCGATGCTCGCGGAGTGGTGGCTGGAGCCCTCGGAGTCGCGGACCCGATCGCTGTTCCGCCACTCCGCGCGCGACGCCTGGCTCGTCGGCGTGACGCTGGCGCAGACCCTGGCGACGCTGGCGGCGTTCGCGCTGCTGCCGCCGCTCGGCGCGGCGCTCTCGTTCGCCGTCGGGATCTGCTGGTGCTCGAACACCGTCTCGCACAACCACCTGCACAATCCGCTGTTCCGCTCGCGTCGCGGGAACCGGGCGCTGGATCTGTGGCTCTCTCTCCTCTTGGGCGTGCCGCAGACGATCTGGAAGGCCCGCCACGTCTGGCACCACGCCGGCGAGCCCGCGCGGACCCGACGCCCGCTGTCCCGGGCGGCCAAGCGAGAGATCGCGCTGATCGGCGTGCTCTGGCTGGGCCTCGCGCTGCTCGCGCCGAGGGTGTTCCTGCTCGCCTACGTTCCGGGTTACCTCTTGGGCATGGCGCTGTGCCGCCTCCAAGGGGACATGGAGCACGCGCGCCGCGAGGCGCCGGAGGCCGGCGTCAGCCACTACGGCCGCGTCTACAACTTCTTCTGGTTCAACGACGGCTACCACGCCGAGCACCACCGCTTTCCCCGCGAGCACTGGACGCGACTGCCCGAGCGACGGAGCGCCATCGCGCTCTCCCCCAGCGACTTCCCGCCCCACCTGCGCTGGCTCGAGCTCCTGCCACGGAGCGGCGCCGAGCTCCGGGGCGCGCTGCTCTGCGCGCTGGAGCGGCTCGCGCTCTCGTCGGCCTGGCTGCAACGCTTCATGCTCGCGAGCCACGCCCGCGCCATCGCGCCCTTGTTGCGCGCGCTGCCCGAGCGCCCGCGCCGCGTCGCCATCGTGGGCGGGGGGCTCTTCCCACGCAGCTTGCTCGTCCTGGCCGAGCTCCTGCCCGAAGCACGTTTCGTCGTGGTGGATCGCTCCGCCGAGAGCGTTTCTCGCGCCGTGGACCACCTGAAGCGACGCGGCTTCGAGCTCTCCCGGGTGCGCTTCTGCATCGAGAGCTTCGACCCGCAGGAGCACTGCCGGCACGATCTGGTGGTGGCGCCGCTGGCCTTCGTCGGCGAGCGAGACCTCCTGGCGGAGGCCGAGCAGCGCGCCGCGGTGCTCCGGCACGACTGGGTGTGGGCGCGACCCAGCGGTGTGTCGCGCGTCGTCTCCTGGCTCCTGCTCAAGCGCGTCAGCCTGAGGCTCCCGGCATGACGGCGCTGCACCGCACGCGGACGTTCCTCGAGTGCTACGGCTTCCTGCCGCACCGGTTGATGAACCGGAGCGTCGCGCGGGTGACCTCCGCGACGCGACCGGCCTGGGCGGTGGACCGCGCGGTGCGCTACTGGGCGAAGCGCGACGGCATCGCGCTCAGCGAGTTCGAAGAGCGACGCTTCGAGTCCCTGGACGACTTCTTCTTGCGCCGGCTGGCGCCCGGCGCGCGGCCGCTCGACGGCGGCTTCGTGGCCCCGGCGGACGGCAACCTGCTCGCCGCAGGGACGCTGCGCTTGGATCGGCCTCTGGTCGTGAAGGGGCAGCGGCTCAGCGTGGACCGGGTGGTCAACGGGCGCCTCCACGACCTCGAGCTCTCGGAGTACGACGGCGGCAGCTACGCGGTGATCTTTCTCACGCCGCGCGGCTACCACCGCGTGCACATGCCGGTGGACGGCACGCTCGAGGCGGTGCGCTGGATCCCCGGCCGCTACTTCCCGCAGAACGAGGACGCGCTCGAGGTCATCCCGCGGGTGTACGAGCGAAACGAGCGCGCCACGCTCTCCTGTCGCGACGCGCACGGCCGGCCGTTCCTGATGGTCATGGTCGGCGCGAGCCTGATCGGCGGCATCCACCTGGAGGGCGTGGAGCGCAACGCTTGGGTGAAGCCGGCGCCGTTCGCGCTCGACCGGCGACTGGCGAGAGGCGACGAGGTCGGCCACTTCGCCTTCGGCTCCACGGTCGTCGTGCTCTTGCCCCGGGGCGTGGCGACGAGCCCGCGACGGAGCGCAGAGGTGCGGATGGGGCAGAAGCTGTTCGAGCTGGGTCGGTAGGCGTGCGGCGTGTAGCCGGCGGCGCGCCCATCGGGCACACGGCGTTGCAACCTGCACTCGTTCAGCTACCAGTGAAGGAGGCTCGCGATGTTCCTCAGGTCGTTGCCAACTCTGATGTGTCTCGGGATCGTGAGCGCGTGCGCCGAGGACCGGAGGCCCGAACCGAGCCCCGCGGGGACGGTGGACGCCGCGGCGGGCGGCCCTGCCGTGTTGGGGCCGACGGGCCCCCTGCCCGGCGCCACCAACGTCCCGCTCGAAGGCCTGTTCAGGTTCTCGTACCAGATCACCCCTCCCCCCTGGAAGTGGAAGCCGAAGCTCGAGGCCGCAGCGACCTACCTGTGCGCGAGCGCGGAGCAGCCTGTGGAAGTGCGTGATGTTCTCGGCAAAGATGGAGCGCCATCCTACACCGTCGAGCTCGTGGCCAAGGCGAACCTTCCGGCGGACGAGTGGTGCTGGCTGCGGATCCACCAGAGCTCCGAGCTCGAGATCGCATACGCAACGGGTCAGGGTGCTTGGAGCACTCACTTCTTCACGGGGAGCGCGCTTCGTCCCATCAGAGTCCAGTTTTCCCCCAAACACCCCAATGAGGTGAGCATCGCGTTCAGCGAGCCGTTCGACGCCGCGCAGCTGATCGGGAAGCTGAGCTTGACGCTGGGCAACGCCACGGTGGACTGCATCCTCCGCGGGACGGACTGCGCCAAGGCTGGCGAGCCTTTTCTCACGTCTGCGTTCGACGTTCGGCTGACCTCGACGGCCACCAGCGCGCCTCTCGCGATGAAGATCCCCGGCACCGTGATGGGCTCCGGACGGACCGTCGCTCAGGGCGCGGCCAAATCGGGAGATGCGCTGACGGCTGGAAGCCTGAGCTTTCAACTCGAGGCTCAGCAGTGGGCTTCCTGCGACGACGGCTCATCCACCTGCTGGAGCGATCACAGGCCCTTGCCGACGAAGTGAGCTCGAGCGCCAGCGTTCGAAGTCAGTAGGCGTGCGGCGCATAGCCGGCGGCGGCGCAGTACTCCAGGTACGCCGGCATGATGTAGTCAAGGTGGCGTGCTGACCGCGTGACGCCGGGCCGCGGACCACTCGAAGAGGTGCTTCCGGTAGCGCGCGACGCGCTCGGGCTGCTCGGCGGCGAGGTCGCGTTGCTCCCCGGGATCCGTCGTCAGATCGAAGAGGCGCGTCCGGTCGTGCTCGGTCTCGTGCACGGCTTTGTAGCGACCCTGGCGCAGGCCCAGGGTGAGCGGTCCGTGATCGGTGTAGAAGCGCGCGACGCCGGGCTCCGGATCGAGGAGCGAGCGGCCGCGGCGCAGGCCCATCAGCGCCAGCGTCGTCGCTCTGAGATCGGTGAGGCTCGCGACCTGCGGCGCGCGCACCCGCCCGAGGGTCAGGCCAGGCGCGGCGATGATGAACGGAACGCGCACGTTCTCTTCGTACAGGTGGAGCGTGTGGGCGAAGTTGCCCTCGTGCTGGCCAAAGGCCTCGCCGTGATCGCCGACGATCACGTAGAGCGTGTCCTGGTGGAGCCCGCGCGCTCGGAGTCCCTCGACCAGCTCGCCGAAGGCGGCGTCGCCCGCGAAGAGATCGTTCAGGTAGTGGTCCTTCTCCGTCTTGGCCGGGAACGGACGCGGCCCTTCGCCCGGAGAACGGTAGGGGTGGTGGCCGGAGATGGGCGAGTAGACGCCGAAGAAGCGCGCTCCCTGGGGCAGCTCGTCCACGAAGCGCAGCATCCGGCGCACCGTCGAGGCGTCGTCGGTGCCGAAGCTCGAGGCGTGTTTGCCGCCGATGGTCTCGGCGTCGAACAACGCGTCGAAGCCGCGCTCGTCCACGATCCCTTGCATGCCCAGGTAGCGGAAGCGGCCCGAATGGAAGAACGCGGTGCGGTAGCCGGCGCTGCGGAAAGACTGGGCGACGGAGGCGCAGGGGAGGCGCGAGGCGACGTAGTCTTTCGCGCTGCTCTGGGCCGCCGGCGCCTCCCCGCACAACATCGACCAGAGACCCTTGATGCTCTCGGGGTAGGCGCTGTAGGCGGCGTCGAACACCACGGCGTTCTCGCTCAGCCGCGTCAGGTTCGGCGTCGGATCGAGCTTGGCTCCGTAGGCGCCCAGGTACTCGGCGGCCGTGGACTCGAGGATGACCCAGACCACGTTGCGGCCACGGGCAGCGCCAGCCAGGTGCCCGAGATCCAGCGCCGGACCCTCCGGCGGGAGCTCCGCGACGCGTCCGCTGCGCGGAGGCGGCGCCAGCCGCGCGAAGCCCGTCGCGGCCAGCGCGACGGCGGCGTTGCGGTGCAGCCCGAGCGTCTCGACGCGGGCCGCCGCCGCGGGCCCGAAGAGCCCGAGCGCGAGCACGACGGAGAGCGCGAGCGTGACGCGCCGGCGCGAGGGCAGGGAGCGGTGCCGCGCAACGAAGATCGCGGCGCAGAGCACGAAGGCCATCGCCGTGAGGTTCGCCGCGGTGACGTAGGCGACGATCGAGTCGCTGAGCGCGCCGCCAGCGGCGCCGAGCATGGACACCGTGAGCGGCGTGGAGAAGACCCGCGCCACCGCCACGTTGAACGCCGCGTAGGCGAGCAGGCCCCAGACCACGACCCAGAGCGCACGCTCGAGGCGCGCGCGGGACAGCGCGAGATCGACGAGCGCGAAGCCGCCCACCAGGAGCGCGTCCTGGTGCAACAGGGCGAACGGCGCCGCCACGTCGAACAGCGGCCCTCCGCCTCCGTCGGCGATCCGCAGGGCGACCAGCGCGACCTTGGCCGCGCCGAGACCCACCGCGAGCGTCAGCGCCCGCTGCCAGGTGGCCGCTGGTAACCAGCGGGCTGGCTGGTTACCGGTAACTGCGACTTGGGCTGCTGCATCTCTCATGGGATTCTCGCTACTTCCGCTACTGGATCGCCCCCTGCTTACAAGGACCGTACCCTGCTTCAAATGACCCCCCTCGAGCACCCCCGTTACCTCCCCGGACCGGTGCTGGGCCAAGGCGCCCAGGCGCTCGTCCTCCGGGTGACGGATCGCGAGGCGCCGGCGCGCCCGCTGGTCGCCAAGCTGTGGCAGCCCGGGTTGTTCGACGCCGACCTGCTCGGCGGTGAGTTCGCGCTGCTCTCGCGCCTGCACGTGCCGGGGCTGGTGCGCGCGCACGATCTCGGGCGCGACGCCAGGACCGGTGCGCCATTCCTGGTCGAGGACTTCATCGACGGACCCGACGCGCGAAAGTGGCTCGATGCGGCGCCGAGCGAGCGGGCTCGGGCCGAGCGAGTCTCCCGGCTCCTGTGCGAGGTGACCGCGACGCTCGCCCTGCTGCACGAGAGCGGTTTTCTGCACGGCGACCTCAAGCCGGCCCACGTGCGCGTGCCGGAGGGTGGTCGCGCGACGCTGCTCGACCTGGGCGCCGCGGTGTCCCGAGCCCGCGCCGAGCTCGGACCGCTGGCGGTGACCCACGGCTACGCGGCGCCGGAGCTCCTGGGGGGCGCCGCGCCGAGCCCTAGGAGCGACCTGTATGCGCTCGGTGCGCTGGTCTTCTCGATCGCGACCGGACGCGCACCGGCGCCGACGTCGGTGCGCGAGCTCGCGCCTTGGCTGCCTCCCAGCGTGGGCGACGTCGTCGATCGGCTGCGGGCGCCGCACCCGGAGGACCGCCCGGACGATGCCCGGGAGGCGCTGGCCCTGCTCGGGCAGAGCCTGTCGTTCGCAGCGCCCCGCGCGGTGCGCTCGACCCGCGCGGCCGGCTCGGAGCGCTCGCCCCGCGAGCGTGAGCTCGCCGCGCTCGCGACGCTGTCGACCGGTGTGTCGTACCTGGCGGGACCGCCCGGCGTGGGCAAGAGCCACCTGCTCGGCGAGCTCGTGACCCGCGCGCTGCTCGGGGGGCGCGGCGCCCGGCTGCTGCGCTTTCCCCTGGAAGACCGCCAGCTCCTGCCACGGCTCACGGCCTGGCTGCGCGGCGACGAAGCGGCGCGACCGTTCGCGAGCGGGCCGTTGCTCTTGGCCTTGGACGAGCTCCACGCCGCGCCGCTCGAGCTGCGGGCCGCGCTCGAGGCCTTCCGCTGCCGTCCGCGCGATCCCGACGACGTCAGCGTGCTCGCCGCCGTGCGCAGCGCGCCCGCCGACGCGCCCGTCACCGAGCTGCCGGCGCTGGATCTCCGCGGCATGAACGAGCTGTGCCGCGAGCTCGGGGTCGATCCCGCACGCGCCGAGGAGCTGCTCGCCGCGAGCGAGGGCAACCCTGGCTTCGTCGTCGCACTGGTGGGCAAGGCTCCGCTGTCTCGGCCGGCGGTGCTGGAGCGGGCGCGGACGCTCTCGGCTCCGGCGGCGCGCGCGCTGGGCGCGCTGGCGGTGCTCGACGGCCACGCCGCCGAGGCGCTGCTCATCGGACTGCTCGGCGTGAGCGACGCGCGGCGCGCGTTCGCCGAGCTGTCCGTCGCGGGCCTCGCGCGGCGCAGCGTGAGCGCCAAGGACGTCACGCTGTCCCTCGCGCACGCCGAGATCCGCGGCGATCTGGCCGATGCCCTCGCCAGCTTCGAGGTGGTGGACGGCGTGGCGGACCTTCTGCTCTCGCGGAAGACGCTCGCTTCAGCGGGTCAGCTGCTCTCGCTCGCCGGCGCGCCATCACCTCCCACGCGACGCGCCGAGCTGCTCTCGCTCGCGGCCGAGGTCGCCCGCGCCGAGGGCCTGCGCTCCGAGGAGGCCACCGCGCTCTCGACGCTGGCGGCGGATCCGCGCCAGCGCACGGCGGAGGTGCTCGGGGCCCTCGATCGCGCGACGCGCGGCGGCGGCAGCGCGGGCCTGCACCCAGAGCTCCTGGACTGGCTCGATGCTGCGGCGAGCCGAGAGCCGTCCCTCGCCGTGCTGGCGCTGCGCCGTCGTGCGGAGCAGCAGGCGCGGGCGGGCGAGCAGGAGGCAGCCCGCGCGCTGGCGGAGCAGGCCGTGGCTCGTGCGGGCGACGACCCGGGCCAGCGCGCGCTCGCGCTCTCCACGCTGGCGTCGGCCGCGTTGTATCGGGCCGACTGGAACGAGGCGGAGCGCGCGCTCACCCTTGCTGGCGAGGCCCTGGCGCGCAATCGGGTGGACGACGCCGAGGAGCTGGCGCGGCTCGACCACAACCGCGGCGTGGTCGCGCTCTACCGCGGGCGGCTCGAGGAGGCGCGCGCGGCCTTCGAGGCGTCCCTCGGAGCCAAGCGAGCGCTGGGCGACCGCGGCGGGACCTGGGCGTGTCTGCTCAACCTGGGCCTCGCGCTGGGCCAGCTCGGTCGGTATTCCGAAGCGGAGGCGGCCCTCGGCGAAGGCGTCGCCACCTGCCGCGCGCTCGGGCAGCTCTCCGGCGCGGGCTGGTGCCTGGCTGCGCTCGCCGACGTCTCGCTCAGACGCGGTGACGCCCGGGCCGCGGAGCGCTCCATCGCCGAGGCCGAGCACCTGGGCGACGTCGTGCCGAAGCCAGTCCACGCCGATCTCGCGCTGTTGCGCGCCGAGCTGGCGCTGCTCGAAGGCGACGGGGCGGAGGCGCTGGCGCACGTCGCCCGCGTGGACTCCGAGCTCGCGAGCCACGACGCGCTGCTCGC contains:
- a CDS encoding sigma 54-interacting transcriptional regulator; the encoded protein is MTPLEHPRYLPGPVLGQGAQALVLRVTDREAPARPLVAKLWQPGLFDADLLGGEFALLSRLHVPGLVRAHDLGRDARTGAPFLVEDFIDGPDARKWLDAAPSERARAERVSRLLCEVTATLALLHESGFLHGDLKPAHVRVPEGGRATLLDLGAAVSRARAELGPLAVTHGYAAPELLGGAAPSPRSDLYALGALVFSIATGRAPAPTSVRELAPWLPPSVGDVVDRLRAPHPEDRPDDAREALALLGQSLSFAAPRAVRSTRAAGSERSPRERELAALATLSTGVSYLAGPPGVGKSHLLGELVTRALLGGRGARLLRFPLEDRQLLPRLTAWLRGDEAARPFASGPLLLALDELHAAPLELRAALEAFRCRPRDPDDVSVLAAVRSAPADAPVTELPALDLRGMNELCRELGVDPARAEELLAASEGNPGFVVALVGKAPLSRPAVLERARTLSAPAARALGALAVLDGHAAEALLIGLLGVSDARRAFAELSVAGLARRSVSAKDVTLSLAHAEIRGDLADALASFEVVDGVADLLLSRKTLASAGQLLSLAGAPSPPTRRAELLSLAAEVARAEGLRSEEATALSTLAADPRQRTAEVLGALDRATRGGGSAGLHPELLDWLDAAASREPSLAVLALRRRAEQQARAGEQEAARALAEQAVARAGDDPGQRALALSTLASAALYRADWNEAERALTLAGEALARNRVDDAEELARLDHNRGVVALYRGRLEEARAAFEASLGAKRALGDRGGTWACLLNLGLALGQLGRYSEAEAALGEGVATCRALGQLSGAGWCLAALADVSLRRGDARAAERSIAEAEHLGDVVPKPVHADLALLRAELALLEGDGAEALAHVARVDSELASHDALLATRSLTLEARAHLCTLPADRRLAARTAVAAVRRARAAGLPEPEARALAVLGEARRRFASAAPPGYATDASMPDADQLWSFLATASASADREAAALALCRWVVEASGAERVFVLALDPAGRIAAGFGVDIDGLAIADAAERVPSDARESALRAGGVAHHPTLATRGGRGSRLSALGPETPSGERALLLLEHRFVPNAFERLDREAVERWAICAGLCLALGRTPPSAPSAAEPSAPSLLALPSHEPSTVLPGRGRRHAFPSIVGQSPGIERALARLDTAVDSELPVLITGETGVGKELFARALHDFGPRARAPFVAINCGAVPDSLFEAELFGHARGSFTGADRARAGLIARAEGGTLFLDEIGELPPMRQATLLRVLAEKHYRPVGSDEEKPFDVRIVAATNKNLEREVELGSFRRDLLYRLNVLEVRVPPLRERPEDILLIAERVLAAAGAKSEISPRAARALTAHRWPGNVRELEHQLQRVAALGVSRIELEHLSREVRAAFKDAPVLRVAKKAEGPEAERDEVREALAAEQGNITRAAERLRLTRQGLKKKMVRLGLREPKASGG